In the genome of Polaribacter atrinae, one region contains:
- a CDS encoding cell division protein FtsX: MSSKFDAYQKRRLLSSYLSVVVSIALVLFMVGVLGLILLKSTFIANKVKEKVAITLFLKDNVSTKNRNSFKESLQKEEFTRTIIYTSKEKAATIYSEEIGEDFLKFLGKNPLKNGIDIYLKADFVTPEKMQELEDRFLKNAFVSDVSYDKPLINLLTKNIKRISFWLLVVCGFFGLIAMILINSSIRLSIYSKRFNIKTMQMVGATKGFIRRPFIWQSIKLGIIGALLALTGLGVLIYYVDQLAPSLHLVKDYVTLGYLVGGVLISAFLITWISTYFATQRFLNLKTDELYY; the protein is encoded by the coding sequence ATGTCTTCTAAATTTGATGCTTATCAAAAACGACGACTGCTATCTTCTTACTTGTCAGTAGTAGTAAGTATAGCTTTAGTGCTTTTTATGGTCGGTGTTTTAGGTTTGATTTTGTTAAAATCTACCTTTATCGCCAATAAAGTAAAAGAAAAAGTAGCGATAACTTTGTTCTTAAAAGATAATGTTTCTACTAAAAATAGAAACAGTTTTAAGGAGTCTTTACAAAAAGAAGAGTTTACAAGAACAATTATTTATACAAGTAAAGAAAAAGCAGCAACCATTTATAGTGAAGAAATTGGTGAAGATTTTCTGAAATTCTTAGGTAAGAATCCGTTAAAAAATGGAATTGATATCTACTTAAAAGCAGATTTTGTAACACCAGAAAAAATGCAAGAGTTAGAAGATCGATTTCTTAAAAATGCATTTGTGTCTGATGTTTCTTACGACAAACCATTAATTAATTTATTAACCAAAAACATTAAACGCATTAGTTTTTGGCTATTGGTTGTTTGTGGTTTCTTTGGTTTAATAGCAATGATATTAATTAATAGTTCTATTAGACTATCTATATATTCTAAAAGATTTAATATTAAAACCATGCAAATGGTTGGTGCTACAAAGGGGTTTATAAGAAGACCTTTTATTTGGCAAAGTATTAAATTAGGTATTATAGGTGCACTTTTAGCACTTACAGGATTAGGTGTTCTTATTTATTATGTAGATCAGCTTGCACCTAGTTTACATTTGGTTAAAGATTATGTTACGCTTGGATATTTAGTTGGAGGCGTTTTAAT
- the mce gene encoding methylmalonyl-CoA epimerase — MDKIEHIGIAVKDLEKSNALYAALFGKPHYKTEEVVSEGVKTSFFQSGPNKIELLEATNPNSPIAKFLEKKGEGIHHIAFAVSDIKAEIKRLQEEGFIVLNKEPKKGADNKLVAFLHPKSTNGVLIELCQEID; from the coding sequence TGAACACATTGGTATTGCTGTAAAAGATTTAGAGAAATCGAATGCATTGTATGCTGCTTTATTTGGAAAACCACACTATAAAACAGAAGAAGTGGTTTCCGAAGGAGTAAAAACGTCCTTTTTTCAATCAGGTCCTAATAAAATAGAATTATTAGAAGCTACAAACCCTAATAGTCCAATTGCTAAGTTTCTAGAAAAGAAGGGCGAGGGAATTCATCATATTGCTTTTGCAGTTTCAGATATTAAAGCAGAGATAAAAAGACTTCAAGAAGAAGGTTTTATTGTTTTAAATAAGGAACCTAAAAAAGGAGCAGATAACAAATTAGTAGCTTTTTTACACCCAAAATCTACCAATGGAGTTCTTATTGAGTTGTGCCAAGAAATAGATTAG